The following is a genomic window from Citrifermentans bemidjiense Bem.
GCCCGCATTGTGATGGCATCTGGAATAGCTTTAATCGCTGCTGCTTGCCTTATCTGCACACATATCACCTCCAGCTGGATTATTGAACAACTGGTGCTGGCCCAAGTTTTACAGGCCGTCGGGCAGGCCATGGCCGTGGTTTGCCTGTTGTTCCTGACGACCAGCGTTGTGCAACCGATGGAAGGTCCATATGTGGCCGGCACCATCAATACCCTGCGCGCCTTCGGAGTAATTTTCGGTGGTGCTGTGATCGGTCATTTCTTCCGTCTGCGTCAGCATTTTCATTCGGAGATGCTGGTGGACCGCATCGGCCTGATTTCCGCGAGTATTCCGCTATCCCAAGACAACCTTGCCGCATTAACCGACAGTGCTCGTCAGCAGGCTTTTGTTTTGGCCAATGCTGACAGCTATCGGATGCTCGCCGCGCTGGCGGTGCTGCTCATACCTTTCGTATTAAGAATGGATTACATAGCGGCTCCGGCCAGGCAAACCTCAGCACCTATCACAAAGAAAGGATAAGACAATGGCATTTCCAAAAACAGCAATGATCATCTCCGGCCTCGTTTTAGTGTCCGTAGTCGGAGCGGGTATTTACCTTCTCAATCGTCACCAATCCGATGCGGGTATGCAATCAACCGATGATGCATATGTGCGGGCGGATTTTACCTTGGTAGCCCCGCGGGTAAACGGGCAGATAGCTCGTGTTCTTGTGGATGATAATGAAACCGTAAAGGCTGGTCAGCTGCTGGCTGTAATCGACGACCACGATCTTAAGGTTGCCGTACAGAGCGCACAAGCGGAGGCAGGAGCAGCGCAGGCCGCCATTGAAAGCCTGAAGGCAACCATCAAGCGAAATGCGTCAACCATTCAGCAGGCTCAGGCTGCCGTAAGGTCGGATGAAGCTTCGATCGCCCTCGCTAAGGCCAATGCCGAGCGTTATCGGAATTTGTCAACTGATGGTTCAGGAACTCGCCAGGAAGCTCAGAATGCGGATACCCAATTACAGGTGCACCTGGCAGCGCTCGACCGCGACAAGGCAGGGGTAGAAGCAGCCCGACAGCAAACCTCGATACTTGAAGCCGATCTGAAAAAAGCGGAAAGCTCACTGGAGCGTGCGAAGGCCGTACAGGCTGCCGCCGAGCTCAACCTTTCCTATACCAAGATCGTCGCTCCCATAGACGGGACCATAGCACGCCGTTCCGTGCGCCAGGGCGCATTCGTCACCACCGGTATGCCTTTGCTGGCAGTGGTGCCGCTGGATAAGGTGTATATCGAAGCCAACTTCCGCGAAACACAACTTGCCCGCATTCGCCCGGGACAATCCGTTACAATCCGTGTTGATACCCTGCCTGGCGTGGTGCTGTCGGGCAGCGTCGCAAGTTTATCGCCGGCAAGCGGTGCTTCATTTGCCCCTGTAGCTCCGCAGAACGCAACTGGCAATTTCACCAAAATTATTCAGCGCTTGCCGGTTCGCATAAGTATTACCCCCGGACAAGTCGCCAGCGGGCAGTTACGAGTTGGCATGTCCGTACAGCCAACGATTGAGATCTGTGAAGGCAAGGGGAGCGTTTAAAGACAGCCCAAGGCGGGTGAGGAAGGATAAACAACCAAAGAATATTGGGGAATGCCTCCAATAGACTGTAGAAAATCACTAAGAAGGAGAACATTATGGCAAGACTACTCTACGTTACCTGCAACCTTAAACCTCTGGAGATTTCCCGGAGCCTCTCGGTCGGGAACGAATTCCTGCATGAATACCTCAAACAAAATCCTGACGACGAGGTGCATTTTCTCGACCTTTACCGCGACCACATCCAGCGGATCGATGCCGATGTTCTCTCCGGCTGGGGGAAACTGCGGAGTGGCGCGAGCCTTGCGACCCTCTCCGACGACGAGCAGCGCAAAGTCAGCCGCATCTGGAAGCACGCAGACCAATTCATCGCAGCGGACAAGTACGTGTTCGTGACACCGATGTACAATCTCGGCTTTCCGGCGGAATTCAAGATGTATATAGATGCGGTATGCGTGGTCGGCAAAACTTTCACATACACCCCTGCCGGCGCTGTCGGTCTTTTGAAAAACCAGGGCAGAAAGTGTCTCCATATTCACTCGAATGGCGGCTTCCATTACGGCAAGGAAGAGGACCACTCCGTCCCTTATCTCAAATCAATTATGGGCTTCATGGGGATCGAAGACTTTGAATCGGTCGTCTTGGAGGGGGTCGACGCCATGCCGGACTTGGCAGAAGAATTCAAACAAGCAGCCGTAATAAAGGCCCATCTAGCCGCGCAGAGCTTTTAAGGGATGAAAGGGGTCGTATTGCTAACCTTGTTCGCCTGGGTCTGCGTCTGTCTGATAGCCTTTTTCCATAAGAGAGAACGGTGAGGAGCTGGCAGAGCCCAGATAGGCACCGCCGACCGGCCTCGGTCCTGGGGCCCGGGCATAGGCGAACCGGGGGGGGCGCAGAAGTCGCGGCGCCCCCCCTCCCCTGCTGTCACTTGCCGGGTCTCCGCTATTCCGGAGTCCAGAAGCGTCCCTCCTTGCCGAGCTTTTTCAACGACAGCAACAACTCGGATGCGTACTCATTAACTCTTGACACATAGTCCGGCTGCAGACGATTCCTGCAGAGGTTCCCGCCGAAAACCGACGCCCAATCGGATAAAGGCATGACGGACTCAGCCGAGGCGGAATCATAATGGGACCAGTTCCTCACGTGCTCTTCCGACCGGAAGAGATTCATGCGGCTTCAAGCCGAGCCCCATGTCACTTCTCCCGTCAACGCCTTCGAGAACGGGATATTCATGTGCCCTGCTACCATTGGCGGATTGACCTCCAGTATCTCGTTGTCACGCATCCTGATGGTGATCGGTTCCCCGCAGTCAAGGCAATTGGTGTCGATACGGATCTCGGTATTGGGAAATAGCCAGCGCACGGCCAGCACTTCGAGGCCTCACTGGCCGTACCACTTCTGCTGTCCCTCGACCGTCACACGGTATTGGGTCGGTACATTGGAAAAAGGCGCCCAGGACTCGACCAGATCCGTGTCTTTGACGAACCAGCAGCCTATGACGGACTCGGCCGCCTTGTGCTGTGCCTGCCTCGCTTCTTCGGGCGACACCCTGAGAGTTCCCGCGAGTTCGGTGTAGTGCGGTGCCCGCCCCGTCTTCTTGAAATGCTCCACGACAGCAGTGTAAGCTCGCTGCACTAATGTGTCTTGCATACGCTCCTCCCTTTCAACGTGGAAATGCTCAGTAGGAGTCTACCTGCCTTTCTTTGAATTGGAAACTACTCACAAACAAAAGATCAACTTCCAGCCAGACGCTGACACAAATCTTGTCGTTCTGACATAGCCACACCCTTATGAGCAAAAACTGTCGATGTCTCTTACAAAGTATTGAAAGAACGTCGATTTACTTAACATCATGCCGCGGTCTGCGCTTACCCTAACACAGACATTTAAGGTGTTTAAGTGCTTGGCTCTATATTTGCTGCCTACCCACTTTTTGTCAAATCCAAAGGAACAGGGAGGAAGGCTATGAAGGCTACCAGCAAGATCATCGTCAAATTGTGTCTGTCTGTAGCGCTTTTAGCTGTCGCAGTTCCGGCAGGGGCCGTCCAGATCAACTTTACGGGCGGGACAGTGGTATTGGCCGATAGCTCGACCGGCACCACCAACAACAGCTTGAACTTCAGCAACGTGGCCTATTACGACGAGGGGGGATTCAGACTGAGGTTCATAGACCAATCGGCTACCTCCTTCAGCTCCTACATCGGTGACTACTATAACGCCAGCAACGACGTCATACATGGTCACTGGGCCACCGGCGATTACGGCACCCTCACGAAGATCCTGGTAACGAAACTCGACGGTTCAGCTTTCGATTTGAATTACTTCGTACTCACGAGCAATACCGAGGTCGGCGGGTCTTTGGCGACAGGCAACGAGCAGGCCTACATCCACGCCTCTACCGACGGGGTCTCCAGCAACTACTTCGAAACGCTCCCCGCGGAAAATTGGGGCTTCCCCGCTACCCAGGTCTTCCTCGGCTCGCAGTTCGACGACATCAAGGCGTTCTGGTTCACCTCCGGGCCTCGTGTGGACTGCTTCGGCATGGACAACTTCTATATCGATGAAGAAGCTCCGCCTGCCGTGCCCGAGCCGTCCACCATACTTCTGCTAGGCGCAGGGCTCGCGGGTCTGGCTGTGTGGCGCAAGCGCAAGGCAGCATAAGATCTAACCGGCATTCCATAGAAAGAAAGGGCCGCGGCATTACGCCACGGCCCTTTTCATTTCAGATCTCGATCCTGAACTCTGCACCGTCGTTGACATTCCGAGCGGTTAAACGCCCCCCCATTTTTGTCTCGATGATCGTTTTGGACATGAACAGACCGACCCCGGATCCCTTCCCCTGGGCTTTGGTTGTAAAAAAGGGGTCAAATATTTTACCGATGATTCCTTCCTCGATGCCTCCGGCTGTGTCGGTAATCGTTACTACTACCCTGCCATTTTCTGTCCATGAACGCACGGCAACCCGGGCATTGAGCGTCCGTCTCTCAAAAATGGTATCCCTGGCGTTCAACAGTATGTTCAAGATCACCTGACCAAATTCGTTTGAATACCCGTCAACTTGAGGTTGACCAGTTGAACTGACATCTATGGCAATTTGCTGTTCCTTGAAACTTTCTTCTATGAAAGAAACTGCTTTCGCTATAATCTGTTCCACATTGAACAATGACTTCTGTGTGTCGGGAGCAGAGAAAACACGGAAATCATCGATAGTCTTGGACAATTGAAAGATGATTTTCAGGGCTTCGCCGACGTTGGCATCAAGGAATTCATGGTCCAATTCCTTGACCATTTCCAGTTCCTGAAGCTTCAGTGCGACGACGTTGAGCGGTTGGCGCCAGTGATGGGCAATGTTGCTCAGCATCTCACCCATCGCCGCCACTCGGCTCTGCTGAGTCAGCATCTGGTCCTTTTCCCGGAGTTCTTCCATCGCCCGGATCCGTTCCGCCGTTTGAGTCTCCAAATCGTGATAGGTTTTCGACAGTTCCACGTTTTGCGCGGCAAGTTCCGAACGATTTATTTCCAGTTCCCTGGTCCGCCCGGCGACCCGTTTTTCCAACTCTTCATTTGTTTTTAATAAGACCGCTTCGGCCTCCTTAAGACGGGTCAGAGCGTCTTGAAGCTCCCCGACCTTCTCCTCGAGCTTCGCCGTTACGATTTCGTCATACTTTTTGAGGAAGTGCTTTTCCTCTTCCACGGGCTCAACGTACTGGCTTGCTTTTTTCCCTGCCGATAGTTTCTCCAGGACGGCAGCAATGAGGTTCCACAACTCTTCCGGCTCCTTCGGCTTAACGATAAAAGTCTCGGCACCGAGCGAGAGGGCCAGTTCCTCTTCCTTGTAGCCGGTATAGACGGCGGAGTAGAAGATAAACGGGATGTCTTTGAGTTCCGGTTCCATCTTGATCAGACGCAGGAACTGAAATCCATCCATCCGCGGCATCAAGGCGTCCGAGATGATCAGGTCCGGCTTGTTGATCTGAGCCGTCTCATAGGCCTCCTCGCCGTTGCTGGCTTCCCAGATGGTCTCAAAACCGTGGTGCTCCAGGGTTAAGCGCAACAGTTTTCGATCATTACTGTTGTCGTCAACGACGAGCAATTTCATTGTCAGACTCCATTCATTTAGTGGCGCGGGAAATTCCCACAGCCTTCTCGATCTGCTCGACGATGGTAATCGGATCGATGGGCTTTTCGAAATAGCCGTCGCAGCCGGCCGCCAAGGTCTTCTCCCGATCGCCCGTCATGGCGTTGGAAGTGATGGCCACGATCGGGGCCGCCTTGTCAGGCGACGCTTTGCGGATTCGGCGCGTAACCTCATACCCGTCGAAATCCGGGAGGTTGATGTCGACGATGATGAGATCGAAGCTCGATTCCAAGGCAACACTTACCCCCGCGGCTCCTGTTTCGGCGGAGGTCACCTTGTAGCCTGCCCGTTCCAGAGCGAACCTGATCAAGCCAAGGTTGTCCCGATTGTCTTCGATAACCAGTACCTGCTTCATAACTTCATACTCCCTGATGTTCCAGTCCACCCGATAAAAGGCTGCCAGCCTTAGACGATCAGGACACGCGTTCCTTCGCCTCTGCATCGGCGCCGACCGTGACCGGAATCCGGATGGTAAAGGTCGAACCTTGTCCGACGGCGCTGACAAAAGTTATCGTCCCCCCCAGCACCTCCCTCACCAGCTTGTTGGTAAGGTAGAGGCCAAGCCCGGTTCCGGAAACCGTTCCCCTGAGCGAAGAGTCAAGCCGTCGGAAGGGCTGAAACACCAGCTTGGCATCCTGCTCGCTGATGCCTATCCCGGAGTCGGCCACGGAGATTTCGGCCCAGGTCCCATCGAAATTTACTGCGAGCTGAATCGATCCTTCTACCGTGTACTTCATGGCATTACTGAGCAGGTTCAACACAGCCTGCAGCAGCCGGCGCCGGTCGGCCAGCAGTTGCAGGTGGATATTGGTGACGGGAAAGGCCAACCCCTTACCCCTGATTTCGGGCTCCAGCTGCTGGGCCGCCTCCTGCACCAGATCGAAGAGGTCGAACTCCTCATTATGTACCTCGATTTGACCCGCTTCGATCTTGGAAACGTCGATGACGTCGTTTATCAGGGAAAGGAGGTGCTTGCCGGCGCGCAGTACGATGGCCAGATTCTCCTTCTGGGTCGGCTGCAGAGGTCCGAGCCACTCATTGAGGATGATGCTCGAATACCCTATCACCGAATTCAGCGGGGTGCGCAGCTCGTGGCTCATGGACGCGATGAACATCGACTTCAGGCGGTCGACTTCCTTGAGCTTCTCGTTGGCGGCTGCGAGCTGGGCGCTCTTCTCGTTCAGTTCCTGGGTCCGCTCCGCTACGCGGGTCTCAAGATTGAGGTTCAGGGCGGTCAGTTCTTCCTCTAAACGTTTGCGGTCGGAGATGTCGATCCCTATCCCTATCAAACAGGTCTTGCCATCGATCTCGGTTCTCAAACCGGTGAAGAAGTATGGGGCGCTGCTGCCGTCTTTGGCCACGAACCCGGCCTCCACATTCGACGCCCCTTTGACGAAGACCTCTTGTATCCTGCTCTGGAGCAGCGCCTTATCCTTTTCTACGAAAAAGTCCAGCGGCTGCAGACGCAAGATCTCTTCCGGCGCATAACCGGTAACCCGCTCGAAGTTTTTGTTCCACCTGAGGAAGTTCATCTCCTGGTCGTATAGATAGACGACACCGGGAAGGCTGTCGATAAGAGCTTCCGAGAAGGCGTGCTCGCGTTTAATCTCGGCCTCGGCATGTTTGCGATCGGTGATATCCTCGACGCTGGACCAGATGAAACGGGCTTTGTTACGTTCAATGATGCGACCATGGAGCCGGACCGGGACCAAGCGGCCGTCCCTGCGGCAGTACTCCTTCTCGTACGGACCATAAAAGCCCACCGTTTCGAGCCGTTCAAGTCGCATTCTTTCCTGGTCCTCGTATTTCTCAGGAGTTATCTCCCAATAGCTAAGTCCCAGCGTCTCTGCGACTGTTCTCCCCAAAATGTCGGCATAAGCAGTGTTCACGTCCACGAGCACACCGTCCATGCTGCATAGGGCAAGGCCGATAGGAGAGAGTTCGAACAAGGTACGGTTATAATTTTCGATCTCCTTCAGCGCCGCCGTCCGCTCTTGAACCGCATTGCGGAGGCGCCGTTGCCGATCGTAAATCTGGAAGACAATGAAAGCGAGACAGGACGCAGTAAAAAAGGTCCCCAGCCTGAAGATCAGGAGATCTCTGCGGACGGGAGCCTCCCATCCGCCTTTTGGAACGGCTGCAAGTTCCCAGTAGCCTTCAGGAAGCCCGATGTGCAGCATGACCGGCGACTTGGCGAATATCCCGGCGTCACCGTAAAAAACCTTCCCGGCTCGATCCCGCACCGTCATGTCAAGGCGATCTTGACGATCCAGTCCCGCCTCTGCGAGAACTGACGGGATATCGATGACCAAGGTCGCGAACCCCCAGAACTCCCCCTTGGCGAAGACCGCTTTGCGCGCCACCACTCCGAGGCCTCCTTGACGCAATTCATAGGGGTTGCTCAGAGTGGTGCCCCGGCTGTTCAAAGTCCTTAAGGCATCTTCCCGCGTTAGTGGAGCGAGAAACAGATCAAGTTCCATCGCCCGCTCGTTTCCTTTGACCGGGTAAAGGTAACGGATGACGCCTTCCCTGGTTATGGCAAAAAGGCGAACGTCCTTGGCCCCCGCATGGAGCCCAGCGGCATAAACGTCGAACCGTCTCCCGAAATCCGACTCAGAAGTATTCGCCTCGGTAAAGGCATAAAGCCCTTCCAGGAGTGCGACCCTCCTGGTGATGCCGGCCGACAACGCATATCCCTTGGTGCCGAGGAGGATTGCGGCAGATCCGCGTTCTTTGCCGGCCAGATATCCCTCATATATCCGGTTAGCGACAAGGCAACCTATCACGGCCAGGACCAGCAGGAAGAGCAGTGCCGTCAATGACTGCCGCAAGGAGGAATACACTGTCCGCCCGCGCCTTCCGGGTATTTCCGGATCCGTATGTTGTCCTGAGGTGAGATCCATCTTGGTCTTCTCCTTCAGGCAGCGGGTTTGCTGTCAATCTCGATCCTGAACTCTGCACCGTCAACTATGTCACGAAAGGTGAACCTCCCGTTCATCCGTTTCTCGATTATCTTTCGCGCCAAGGACAGCCCGAGCCCGGTCCCCTTCTCCGGGGGTTTAGTCGTGAAATAGGCATCAAAGATCTTGTCCCTAATCTCTTCGGGTATTCCGCCCGCATTGTCCGAGATAGTGAGGACCGTCTTGCCGTCCTCAGAAAAGGTCCTGATCGTGATGGCACGGTTCGCTATCTCCTCGCGGGCCAGAAAGGCGTCCCGCGAGTTTACCAGAAGGCTGAGCAGCACTTGGCAGCACTCTCCGATGTAGCCGTAGATATCAGGATCCCCCGATTGGTCTGCATGAACCGTGATCTGCTGGGTTTTTAGGACACCTTCTATAAGGGCGAGCGTTTTCCTTATCATCTCCCCGGCCTTAAAGACCTCTTTTTCCTTGCTCGGCTTGAAGAAATCCCTGAAATCGTCGATAGTTGCGGACATGTGCATAACAAGTTGCCTCGCCTTATCCATCTGCGCTTTCAGGTATTCCTCCGTGAATTCGCCACCCCCGTACACCATCGGCATTTCCTGAACGATTAAGCCCATGATGTTAAGAGGCTGACGCCACTGATGCGCTATGTAGCCGATCATCTCCCCCATTGCCGCCAGACGGCTCTGATGTATCAGCAGGTTCACGCTCTCGATGCGCTCCTCGGTCTCCCTTTGTAAGGTCTCAAGGGCTTGGCGCAACTCGGCCGTCCGTTCCTTCACCCGTTTATCCAGTTCGTCGCGGACCTTTTCCAGTTCCCGCTGGATCCTTTTCTGCTCGGTGATGTCAAGGAAAGCCCCGATTGCGCCACGGGCCTTGCCTGCGCCATCGAAAAGCGGCACTGCATTGCCAATAACCTCACAAGATGTTCCGTCGTTGAAGACAAGGGTAAGCTCGTAATCATGTACTTCCTGCCCCCTCGCAGCCATCTGGACGGGAAGTTCCTCCGGGGAGAGCTCTCTGCCGTCCTTGAACCCATGGAAACTGTTTGCGAACTCGCCCTCGGGGGCAGACGCCGATACGCTTTTCCCCTCTGGTACGCGTAGCATTTCACGAGACTTGCGACTTCCCGACATATCCCGGCATTCGGGGTCGTGTGCTATGAAGGTGATGGCTGGCACGGTATCCATTAATACTGCTAACTCGTTTGCTCGAGCACGCGCTTCGTTCTCGCTGTGTCGGAGTTGCTCCTCAAACCTTCTTTGGGAAGTGACGTCATAGTTGACCCCATGCATCCGAATTGGCTTTCCCTTTCGACTGCGTGATAACCGCGCTCGTGCGGCGAGCCAACGGATTTCGCCATCCGGACGGACGATGCGGAATTCATGGGAAAAATTGTCTCCGTGATCCAGCACCTCACTAAGGAGGCGTTTGAATTCCTCGCGGTCATCGGGATGTACCCTCTCAAAGAAAGCATCAACCGGCTCCAGGCCTCCTCCCTTGGTGTCGCCCAGCAGATCGTATTCCTGGTCGCTCAACTCGCATTGATTCGACGTCACATCCAAAGTCCACATACCCATCTTGGCGCCCTCCAGTGCCAGGCGCAGACGTATCTCGCTTTCCTCCAGTCTTTCAGCCGCCAGCGTTCTTTCCTTGGCGATTTTTATCTGCGCTTCTGCGGTTTCAGCGCGACGCATCTTGTAGGCGGCATACGAGATGATGCACCCTTCCAGCACGAAGACGGCGACGTAGAGTTGCTCCTCGAAGTCTCGTATAGCAAAATTCGAGCGCGGCTCGATTGAGAAGTATGCCGCCGAAAGTGCCGACAGAAGCGTCGCCGTCAGTCCCCCTTCCAGCCCGAGGTAAATCGCCGACACGGCAACTGCAGGATAATAAATCAGTAAAGGGTGACGTAGGCCCAAGGGCTGCAGCAGCTTCACTCCCACTACCGTGGCCAAGAAAACCAGCAGTGCGCTGGTAACCATGCGCAAAAGTCTGCTTGTTATTGTGAGTTTTTCCATAAGAGCTACCTTTTTGGCTTCACCGCTGCACGCTATCACGCATGGCTGCTAGAAGGGATATTCTAACTCTCCAGGAATATTTAGGCAATTTAGGCAAGCGGAAGCCTGGCGTCGGACTTCTTTACGACCGTGTCGGATTAGCTTGCATATCGTGCCGCAATTTCAGCCTCATTTACCTCTGTTTTTCGGTGCTTTATCTAATTCCGCGGCGGTTGTCGCGTACTTACAAAACAGCGTTCCATCGGGCACAAACATTGCTCTACTGAACTTCTGTGTACTTTGGGGCGGCGATTCAGTAACCAAAAAAAAGGGGGGGGGTACTATGACAGTCAAATCATTAGTGTTCTTGACGGTTTTGTCGTTTCTGGTTGGTCTGCCTGTTCATGCACGGGCTGTCCTCATCAACTTTGACGATGTGGCAGCCGGCACGGTGATCAACAACCATTACTCAGGGGTGACCTTCACCAAACTTCTCAATGGGCAATACGGTGGGGATATCTATGCCAACGGGACGTTCCCAACAATGAGTGAATCAAACCCCAACGTCGTGTCGATTTTCCAATCGACCTACCCAGGCTTCGACAACAGGTTCGGTACAATCCGGGCGACATTTGCCACAGCTCAAAATTCGGTGAGTATTGATACAATCCTCACGGCCGCCCCTGAGGGATTTGGAACCACCGGGATCGGTTACATGAAAGCCTATGATGCCCTTGGACATCTTTTGGGGACCGATACCACTTCGGTTTTAAATGTTTACGAGACCTTGACTGTTGCTGCACCGAACATCTCCGACATCTTTTTTACGGTCCAGTTCATGGAATTTCCTACCTACGGCGCGTTCGATAATTTAAATTTCACCACCGGGGATACTACGCCGCCGATACCGGAACCCTCCACCATCATCCTTCTCGGTGCCGGCTTGGCAGGGCTTGCCTTAGCCAGGAGGAGAGTGCGGCAGTAACGCTTCCCGCCAAATTCCGACAGCGATTTGAGTGGCAGAAGGCTTCCAGAAATGGAAGCCTTCTTTCGTTTGCCCGCTCAAGCTCCGCTTCGTTCGCGCCGCTGACCTCTTGAACCCATATGTCCCCCCTAGGCCTTCTCGGCATAGTAGGCGGTTCTGCCCGGCAGGTTGGGAGCAACTGCTTTTCGGCAAGTACAGCGCTGTATTCAAAAGCAGTGGTGATACCGATCTGCCTGTCGGCGGTGGCAAAGGCAAACCAGCTAAGAACTCCTATTGCTGCACCTATGCAATAGGAGACCACGATTTTTGTCTCAGTAGATCCATCTTTAGCCTCCTGTCCCTTGACCGAGTACTAACTTAACACCAACAATCTACCCCGCTTACTTCGTGGCACGGTTACGCGAGGCGGGCGTACGAGCTTCGCAGTCGTGGGTATAAGCTTCGCAGTCGCGGGTACGAGCTTCGTAGTCGAGGGTACGAGCTTCGCAGTCGGGGGTACGAGCTTCGGAGTCGAAGGTACGAGCTTCGCAGTCGAAGGTACGAGCTTCGGAGTCGAAGGTACGAGCTTCGGAGTCGAAGGTACGAGCTTCGGAGTCGCGGGTACGAGCTTCGCAGTCGGGGGTACGAGCTTCGGAGTCGAAGGTACAAGCTTCGGAGTCGAAGGTACGAGCTTCGGAGTCGAAGGTACGAGCTTCGGAGTCGCGGGTACGAGTTTCGGAGTCGCGGGTACGAGTTTCGGAGTCGCGGGTACGAGTTTCGTCATGGGGGGGATAAGACTCTAACTGCTTTTCACGGCTAAAAAAAGTCAGGCTGGGCAAAAGGATAAGGAGGGAAGTACCGACGGAATCGAAGGCAAAAAGATGACTTGATGGGTGGTGGGAATCGGGGGTGCCATGGTGGCACCCCCAGGATGATGTACAGGCGGGTACTTTAGCGAGCGGTTCAGGAGATGGTCGCGCTCATGACAGCAGACCAGGGACCAGGCCCATCCTGTCCATGATGCCTCATTCGAAAGAAGGTGTTTCCAGGTTCAAGGTTGTCCATGACCATGTTCCGTGCATCCGGGAAGATCGCCTTGTGGAACCAGTCTTCCTCCAAGGAGGGGTCCTTCCTGTTCAACTGGATTTCATTGTTGAGCGCGCCGGGCATTGCCGTGGCGCTACCGATTGCCCTCCTCGGGTCCCCTGAGTTGACAACGGTAAAATCAGTCGGAGAGGTCAGGGGTAGCTTTGGCGTCCTACTGTGGGCTCTGCGCTCCTGGGAGATGGTGAATCCGGTGGTCAAAAGGGCATCGGGGTTCCGTACCGATGCTGATTCCAGCAGCGGCGCGACCTCATCTAAAAGAGTCATTATCTCCTGCATCAGCCTGTCCCGCTCGCGAATCAGGATCCGATCACCATTACTGGCCAAGCCGTACGACACCGCAATGGCGTCCACCTTCTCGAAAAGCTGCTGCCGGACCGCCACATTGCCCCCCCATACCGAGTCGGGGTAGTTCGGGTTGTCCGTCAGACAGCGCTTCACCTTCTGACAAAATGATAAGAACTTCGCTGGAGTAGTTTTTCTATAATCGCGACTAACCCTTTTAGGCATCTCCCCCTCCTTCGCTCCGGTTCTTGCTACTTGAGCCTTTAGACTGGTTAGAATTTTATAATCTGGTAAAGAGTATAGAGCGTCCGAGGTGTGTCAAGGCGCGGACATCCATTTTTTTGGATACCTGAAAGCAGGCTGGCAACTGCGCTGCAGAAGGGGTAATGCGCAGGTAGGTGCGACAAATATGGGAGGGGCGGCCATGGTCGATCCTGCGGAAAAAGAAGCTGTTCATACCCTGTTGAATGCGTACCAGCGTTCTTCAAAGCGCAAATCCCCCTTCTTCCTGATAGCCCGAATAGGTTCCGGCTACGCCGCTATGGCAGCCTTCACCATTTTGGCGCTCTTTTTTTCGGCGCT
Proteins encoded in this region:
- a CDS encoding PAS domain-containing protein, producing MEKLTITSRLLRMVTSALLVFLATVVGVKLLQPLGLRHPLLIYYPAVAVSAIYLGLEGGLTATLLSALSAAYFSIEPRSNFAIRDFEEQLYVAVFVLEGCIISYAAYKMRRAETAEAQIKIAKERTLAAERLEESEIRLRLALEGAKMGMWTLDVTSNQCELSDQEYDLLGDTKGGGLEPVDAFFERVHPDDREEFKRLLSEVLDHGDNFSHEFRIVRPDGEIRWLAARARLSRSRKGKPIRMHGVNYDVTSQRRFEEQLRHSENEARARANELAVLMDTVPAITFIAHDPECRDMSGSRKSREMLRVPEGKSVSASAPEGEFANSFHGFKDGRELSPEELPVQMAARGQEVHDYELTLVFNDGTSCEVIGNAVPLFDGAGKARGAIGAFLDITEQKRIQRELEKVRDELDKRVKERTAELRQALETLQRETEERIESVNLLIHQSRLAAMGEMIGYIAHQWRQPLNIMGLIVQEMPMVYGGGEFTEEYLKAQMDKARQLVMHMSATIDDFRDFFKPSKEKEVFKAGEMIRKTLALIEGVLKTQQITVHADQSGDPDIYGYIGECCQVLLSLLVNSRDAFLAREEIANRAITIRTFSEDGKTVLTISDNAGGIPEEIRDKIFDAYFTTKPPEKGTGLGLSLARKIIEKRMNGRFTFRDIVDGAEFRIEIDSKPAA
- a CDS encoding PEP-CTERM sorting domain-containing protein, which encodes MTVKSLVFLTVLSFLVGLPVHARAVLINFDDVAAGTVINNHYSGVTFTKLLNGQYGGDIYANGTFPTMSESNPNVVSIFQSTYPGFDNRFGTIRATFATAQNSVSIDTILTAAPEGFGTTGIGYMKAYDALGHLLGTDTTSVLNVYETLTVAAPNISDIFFTVQFMEFPTYGAFDNLNFTTGDTTPPIPEPSTIILLGAGLAGLALARRRVRQ